A genomic stretch from Stutzerimonas decontaminans includes:
- a CDS encoding GNAT family N-acetyltransferase, producing the protein MPAIADPHVGFVSFQEALRTGEIKLTACESHPELYVLHDTPEPGTQRLTYALVTGATAKAYAVYVLAEPINGKPCFGVGYATGVEYRGQGLATQVVQASMIELQKGLAPKLLVPGFYVEAIVGADNIASQKVAGRALGDNPKKTKDKESGLPALQYVKLLGC; encoded by the coding sequence ATGCCAGCGATTGCTGATCCACATGTCGGATTCGTTAGCTTTCAGGAAGCGCTACGCACTGGTGAAATCAAGCTCACGGCTTGTGAAAGTCATCCAGAGCTTTACGTCTTGCATGACACGCCTGAGCCAGGTACGCAGCGGCTTACCTATGCCCTTGTTACGGGCGCAACAGCAAAAGCCTATGCGGTTTACGTACTGGCTGAGCCGATCAATGGGAAGCCCTGCTTTGGGGTCGGTTACGCAACTGGTGTCGAGTATCGCGGCCAAGGTCTTGCTACTCAAGTGGTTCAAGCAAGCATGATCGAACTGCAAAAGGGTTTGGCACCAAAACTCCTGGTCCCTGGCTTTTACGTCGAGGCAATTGTCGGCGCCGATAACATCGCTTCCCAGAAAGTGGCTGGACGGGCCCTCGGTGACAACCCCAAAAAAACCAAGGATAAGGAGTCGGGGCTACCAGCACTGCAATACGTAAAGCTGCTTGGCTGCTGA